TTCTCGCAGAAGCGACTGAAAAACGCCAAGCCATCATTATGGCAACTGGCTCTGAAGTCTCAGTGGCTATGGAGGCCCGCGCACTTCTGGAGGCCGAAGGTATCGGGACACGCGTCGTCTCAATGCCCTGTTGGGAACTTTTTGAAGAGCAAGACGAAGCTTACCGACGCAAAGTGCTTCCTGCTGGCCCTGTTCGCGTGGCTGTCGAAGCTGGCGCACGCATGGGTTGGGACCGTTGGCTGACTGGTGAGCGCGGCAAAGCCACCAAGGCCGATTTTGTCGGGATGGACGGCTTCGGTGCCTCAGCCCCTGCTGAAGTACTCTATGAGAAGTTCGGGATCACCGCTAAGGCTGTTGCTGAGAGCGTGAAAGCCCTGCTCTAACCTCCTGAATTTATCTTATAAATGACAAGGGCGGGATCATTCCCGCCCTTTTTCGTTTTACGATCACTCTTTGCTTTCACCCTCGTCATCCCAGCCCCAACCCCAAGTTGGCCCCCATTGGCTCTGATCTTCCTTTTTGGGTTTCGGCTTAGGCTTTGGCGGCGTTTCTGGGGTTCCACTTGCTGGTGCGACATTCGGTGTTCCACTGGCAGGCGAGAGCGTTGTTGTACCGCTCGCCAATGAAAGAGAGGCAGTATCGCTCGCATTTTTCGGTTTGCTTTCTGATGGCATTTCATCCTCCATGAGACGACTCAACGTGAAGATATTTTAGCCAATCGCGAGCCAAATCGCCTTGACACATCGCAATCGTCAAATGTGTTTAAAGCGTCTTTTCCTTAGCTCTGCAGGTTCTTGCGAAATACAGCCTGCCAAAGCGGCGTCACAACCTTCAATCCAATCGGGATGAGTATAAGCCCCAAGGTAAGCCCCAGAATCCCATCAATCGCTGCCGTAAAAAGCCATTTCAGAGCATCGACAGGTCCGCCAATAGCTGAGGCAAGCGCGCTGGCTAAGCCTTTAATGGCCTCATAGGGGCTGTGTACCCCAAGCTCATGCAGCGCATGCACAATGATTGAGCCCCCAACCCAGAGCATCGCAGCTGTCCCAACTATTGTGAGCAACCAAAGAAACTTTGGCATCACTTTCACTATCCCCTCGCCTAAACGGCGTGTGAGACTGAAACGGCCACGATTTGCCATGAAAAGCCCGACATCGTCTGCTTTGACGATCAAGGCGACCGAGCCGTAAACGGCCACCGTAATCATCACCGCCACTGCCGCCAGCGTAAAGGCCTCCATCCAAAAGGTGCTAGTGGGAATCGCGGCCAAAGCGATTGTCATAATCTCCGCAGAGAGAATGAAATCCGTTTTGATCGCCCCTTTTGCGCGCTCTTCTTCAAGATGTGCAGGGTCATCATGGCTTTCTTCCGCATCCGAATGATGATGCTCGACCAGCCCAAAACTGTGAGCAATTTTTTCCGCACCCTCAAAACAAAGATATGCGCCGCCCATCATCAGGAGTGGAGGAATAGCCCAAGGCGCAAAATTGCTAAGCGCCAAACCTGCGGGCAACAGGAAGACGAGCTTGTTGATCATCGAGCCGCGCGCAATACGCCAGATAATCGGCAGCTCCCGATCTGCAGAGAAGCCATGAACATATTTTGGCGTGACGGCAGCATCGTCGATCACGGCACCTGCAGCCTTTGCGCCTGCTTTCGTGGCTTGTGCCATCACGTCGTCAACGGACGCAGCCGCCACTTTCGCAATCGCAGCGACATCATCCAGCAAAGCTAACAAACCACTCATAAACCGTCCCTCATTTTTAGTGCCAATCTGACCATTCACGGACGTTAGCGCAATCAATGAGGCAGGCGAACCCCATCAACGAAGGTTTATCGCTAACAATCTGAATTTTCCTCGGCACTCCCCTTTCCGCTTGGCTCCGGCCCAGCTAAGACCAGCTCAAATAGTCGCGCAAGGAGAGACAACATGACCATTACGGTAGGCATCAACGGGTTTGGCCGCATCGGCCGCTGCACGCTTTCACATATTGCCGCTTCAGGCCGCGACGACGTTCGCGTTGTTAAGGTTAACGCAACAGGCCCGCTTGAGACAGCTGCGCATCTGATCAAGTACGACAGCGTACATGGACGCTTTCCCAATGACGTAAAAATCGGCGATGGCATGATGGATCTCGGCGCCGGCGAGATGCAGATGTTCTCAACATACAACATGGACGAGCTAGACTGGTCAGGTGTGGATGTTGTTATGGAATGCACAGGCAACTTCAATGACGGCGAAAAAGCCAAAGCGCACCTCGCACGCGGTGCCAAGAAAGTTCTGCTCTCAGCTCCTGGAAAGAACGTAGATCGTACAATTGTGTATGGCGTGAACAATGAGGCGCTCGAAGCGTCTCATACCATGGTTTCAAACGGCTCATGCACAACCAATTGCCTCGCGCCAGTGGCCAAAGTCTTGAACGACGCTGTAGGCATCGAGAGTGGTATTATGACGACGATCCACGCCTATACTGGCGATCAGCCCACGCTCGACCGACGCCACAAAGACCTTTATCGTGCGCGCGCAGCAGCGATGAGCATGATTCCGACATCAACAGGCGCTGCAAAAGCACTCGGCGAAGTCCTTCCCGAGCTTGCTGGCAAACTTGATGGTTCGGCCATTCGCGTTCCAACGCCCAATGTCAGCGCCGTTGACTTGACCTTTACTGCGAGCAAAGACGTAACCGTTGCCGACATCAACGAAATTGTGCGTGCAGCAGCGGAAGGCCCTATGAAAGGCGTCCTCGGCTATGAAGAGGCACCGCTGGTTTCTACAGATTTCAACCACACTGAAGAGAGCTCAATCTTCGCGCCTGCGCAGACAAAAGTGGTCGGCGGCCGCCTTGTTCGCGTTTTGGCGTGGTATGATAATGAATGGGGTTTCAGCTGCCGGATGGCAGACGTTGCAGCGATGATGGGCCGCCTCTAAGCCAAGCGAGTATTCTTGCGAAAAGCGCTTTCATGAGTCATAGCTCGTGGGAGCGCTTTTTTAATTGGTACGAGGGAGACAGAATGAACACACAAATCTCAATCGGTTTGGCGCTGGTGATTGTCTCGCTGCTGTGTCTCGATATGTTCTTCTTCAACTGGGACGGCACTATTTTTCTAATGCGAAAAATGGCAGACCTCATCGAATGGATGGCGTTCTGGCGCTAACCCACTCAGGCCTTACCCATACGTGACAATACCCGTTCCCGCACCAACGGCGGAACAAATTTTGAGATGTCACCATCAAGTCGCGCAATCTCTTTTACAAGTTTTGAGGCAATCGCCTGATGACGGGCCTCAGCCATGAGAAACACTGTTTCAACAGAATCGTCCAAAGAACGGTTCATACCCACCATTTGATATTCGTATTCAAAGTCGGCGACAGCACGCAACCCACGTACAATGATTTGGGCACCAACGTCTTTCGCGCAATCAATCAACAGGTTTTCAAACGGATGTACGACTATCTCTGTCCCCGTCTTGCGTGACAGCTCCGCGCATTCCGCTTCGATCATCTCGACACGCTCTTCAAGAGAAAACAGCGGTCCTTTGTCCCGGTTGATCGCAACACCAATTACAAGACGGTCAACGAGTGCCGCCCCACGTTTGATAATATCAAGATGCCCCAAAGTAACTGGGTCAAAAGTTCCAGGATATAGACCGATGCGCATAGGGAGCCTCTTGCTATTGGCTGCGTAACATTATTTCGCTGCAATGCAGTATTGGCACACAAATTGCAAGACTGACATGAAAGCGGCTGGGCTCAATGCCCCATAATCATGCCCTGAAGCGCTTCTTTTTCCATGGAAAGCTCTTCTAGCCGCGCCTTGACCGCATCACCGATTGTAATGATACCAATAAGCACGCCTTCTTCTGTAACGGGCATATGGCGAAAGCGCCCGTTGGTCATTTTCTGCAAAACAGAGTCAGTGGTCTCTTCTTTGCTGCAGCACACTGGATTGCGCGTCATTAGGTCACCAACAGTCTCCTCCAGACAGACAGCGCCCCTCAAAGCAAGGCTGCGCACAATATCTCGCTCTGAAAGGATTCCCTCCACTTTCTTGCCGTCATCCGAGACAATAAGGCCGCCAATTCGGCGTTCAGCGAGCACATGCGCTGCTTCAGATATCAATGTACCAGCCGAAATTGTAATCACCGAGCCATCGCCCTTTGATTTGAGGATCTGTTGCACGAGCATGGGCAGTCTCCTTTTCTTTCAGGTTGCGATGCGAATGGCTCTTCTGTCAAGCCAGCGCTTCGAGGCGAACCAACTCCCGCCTGATGCCCTCGCTCAGACTTTCAGCAAAACGCGAGAGCCGTGCCACGCGGCGATCATCTTCGTGGCGGATAAGATAAAAGCTCCGCTTAAGACTAAAAACATCGGGCAGAATTTTGCGTAAATTGGGCGCGGCGGGCAGTGCGAAATCATGCACCACTCCCACTCCACCTCCTTGTCGCATGGCATTGAGCTGAACAGAGGCCGAATTTGAGGCCAAGCGTACGCGCTCAAAAGGCGTGCCACTCAAGTAATCAAGCTCCTTGTCAAAAATCATATCGGGAATGTAGCCAATAAAGCTATGATGACTCAGCTCTGCCATAGACGAGA
This genomic window from Lentibacter algarum contains:
- the gap gene encoding type I glyceraldehyde-3-phosphate dehydrogenase — protein: MTITVGINGFGRIGRCTLSHIAASGRDDVRVVKVNATGPLETAAHLIKYDSVHGRFPNDVKIGDGMMDLGAGEMQMFSTYNMDELDWSGVDVVMECTGNFNDGEKAKAHLARGAKKVLLSAPGKNVDRTIVYGVNNEALEASHTMVSNGSCTTNCLAPVAKVLNDAVGIESGIMTTIHAYTGDQPTLDRRHKDLYRARAAAMSMIPTSTGAAKALGEVLPELAGKLDGSAIRVPTPNVSAVDLTFTASKDVTVADINEIVRAAAEGPMKGVLGYEEAPLVSTDFNHTEESSIFAPAQTKVVGGRLVRVLAWYDNEWGFSCRMADVAAMMGRL
- a CDS encoding CBS domain-containing protein; its protein translation is MLVQQILKSKGDGSVITISAGTLISEAAHVLAERRIGGLIVSDDGKKVEGILSERDIVRSLALRGAVCLEETVGDLMTRNPVCCSKEETTDSVLQKMTNGRFRHMPVTEEGVLIGIITIGDAVKARLEELSMEKEALQGMIMGH
- the coaD gene encoding pantetheine-phosphate adenylyltransferase, yielding MRIGLYPGTFDPVTLGHLDIIKRGAALVDRLVIGVAINRDKGPLFSLEERVEMIEAECAELSRKTGTEIVVHPFENLLIDCAKDVGAQIIVRGLRAVADFEYEYQMVGMNRSLDDSVETVFLMAEARHQAIASKLVKEIARLDGDISKFVPPLVRERVLSRMGKA
- a CDS encoding DUF808 domain-containing protein, whose product is MSGLLALLDDVAAIAKVAAASVDDVMAQATKAGAKAAGAVIDDAAVTPKYVHGFSADRELPIIWRIARGSMINKLVFLLPAGLALSNFAPWAIPPLLMMGGAYLCFEGAEKIAHSFGLVEHHHSDAEESHDDPAHLEEERAKGAIKTDFILSAEIMTIALAAIPTSTFWMEAFTLAAVAVMITVAVYGSVALIVKADDVGLFMANRGRFSLTRRLGEGIVKVMPKFLWLLTIVGTAAMLWVGGSIIVHALHELGVHSPYEAIKGLASALASAIGGPVDALKWLFTAAIDGILGLTLGLILIPIGLKVVTPLWQAVFRKNLQS